A genomic window from Bdellovibrio sp. SKB1291214 includes:
- a CDS encoding beta strand repeat-containing protein: MRINPGLRIWFFLSMLFANVNAYGDESWTGVTKSPGDYTSAGVVTITGAVTLNPGTYTFTTLIVNASRALTLSGDTATNSGVIINADSITVSGTISADSKGYAANTGPGVGPSTVGGCHGGFGGFGEDLVTMCDPYGSNLEPVTLGSGGGQAGSTTPGAGGGAIKLNVAGTLTVSGIITANGGAAGASSGGMASGGGAGGSIWINAGTLAGAGAIRANGGAGVSTYSGGGGGGLVAVYYGTSSYTGAVTANGGTSSANMTGVNGSAFLIDSTNNDLYINTSSMIGNGTYSFRNITIASGIYVSNQGRGYKANLGTAKGNCNGYTCSGGGHGGRGAAAGTSTSNVAGGGVYGSMLEPTTYGSGGGTAGDAFGAMGGGAIKMVASGTFTINGTIDSDGMYGYSISYDPGGGAGGSVWIVGANVLGSGKIQAVGGAGYDTGSAGSGGRIAVYYSGSFSSSLTFDVSPGSGAGITAGATVGSVVVVDTTNNNLYFPASSTLQSGTYTYNNITIAPSAKVWTLDGNVSGSGTGAGASNSGTGGGGGGGYGGAGAASNQGQAGGGTYGSSTAPVDLGSGGGSNSSRGYGGAGGGAIKLVITNTLTIGTGGSLVADGGSYSIGRGGGGSGGSIWIITRNISSVTNGITAKGGNGESGYGGGGGGGRIAIYYFGSLSGTVSVAGGTGYTSGSAGTSVIKFTGSPVWFFRGY; encoded by the coding sequence ATGCGAATTAACCCCGGCCTTCGCATCTGGTTTTTTCTGTCCATGCTGTTTGCAAATGTGAACGCTTACGGTGATGAAAGTTGGACAGGAGTAACTAAATCTCCTGGAGATTACACATCTGCCGGTGTGGTGACGATCACGGGTGCCGTCACATTAAATCCAGGTACCTACACATTTACGACCCTTATTGTAAACGCCTCCAGAGCGCTCACTCTGTCGGGGGATACTGCCACCAACTCGGGCGTTATTATAAATGCTGACTCAATCACGGTCAGCGGAACGATCAGCGCGGACTCTAAAGGCTATGCCGCCAATACGGGACCTGGCGTCGGACCATCAACAGTTGGTGGATGTCATGGGGGCTTCGGAGGTTTCGGTGAGGATCTGGTGACAATGTGTGATCCTTACGGATCTAATCTGGAGCCTGTGACGTTGGGATCGGGCGGGGGGCAAGCCGGATCTACAACACCTGGAGCTGGCGGTGGTGCTATTAAATTGAATGTCGCAGGCACCTTGACTGTTAGTGGTATCATCACCGCAAATGGGGGCGCTGCTGGAGCTTCATCAGGGGGAATGGCTTCAGGAGGCGGAGCTGGTGGAAGTATTTGGATTAATGCGGGAACACTCGCCGGTGCCGGTGCCATTCGCGCAAACGGGGGAGCGGGTGTTTCCACTTATTCAGGGGGGGGCGGTGGCGGATTGGTTGCCGTTTACTATGGAACGTCCTCGTACACGGGAGCGGTGACTGCTAATGGCGGAACTTCTTCAGCCAATATGACTGGAGTAAATGGGTCTGCATTTTTGATCGATTCCACGAATAACGATCTTTACATAAATACGTCGTCAATGATTGGAAACGGAACTTATTCTTTTAGGAATATTACTATTGCCTCTGGTATTTATGTCTCAAATCAGGGGCGTGGCTACAAAGCAAATCTGGGAACAGCAAAAGGAAATTGCAATGGTTATACCTGCAGTGGCGGTGGCCATGGGGGCCGAGGAGCTGCTGCAGGAACTTCGACCAGCAATGTTGCTGGTGGTGGAGTCTATGGCTCTATGCTGGAACCAACGACGTATGGATCAGGTGGAGGTACCGCGGGAGACGCTTTTGGCGCCATGGGTGGTGGTGCGATTAAGATGGTTGCGTCAGGGACATTCACCATCAACGGCACGATCGATTCGGATGGAATGTATGGCTATTCGATCTCTTATGACCCCGGCGGCGGAGCTGGTGGAAGTGTTTGGATCGTTGGCGCAAATGTTTTAGGAAGTGGTAAAATTCAAGCGGTGGGCGGTGCTGGATACGACACAGGCTCTGCTGGCAGCGGAGGCCGCATTGCGGTTTATTATTCTGGCAGTTTCAGCTCATCTTTAACTTTTGATGTCAGCCCGGGATCGGGAGCTGGAATAACTGCAGGTGCGACAGTAGGTTCCGTTGTAGTTGTCGATACGACTAATAATAATTTGTATTTTCCTGCATCAAGCACTTTGCAAAGCGGCACTTACACCTACAACAATATAACGATCGCTCCGAGTGCTAAGGTATGGACGCTTGACGGAAATGTCTCTGGCTCTGGAACGGGTGCGGGTGCTTCTAATTCCGGCACGGGCGGCGGTGGCGGCGGAGGTTATGGTGGAGCCGGCGCAGCCAGCAATCAGGGGCAAGCAGGTGGCGGTACGTATGGTTCCTCCACGGCCCCTGTGGATCTTGGCTCTGGCGGGGGGAGCAACAGCTCGCGCGGTTATGGCGGCGCCGGTGGTGGTGCGATCAAGCTCGTTATTACTAATACTTTAACGATCGGTACGGGGGGAAGTCTTGTCGCTGATGGTGGTTCTTATTCAATCGGTCGCGGCGGCGGTGGTTCTGGTGGAAGTATTTGGATTATCACCCGCAATATTTCATCCGTGACGAATGGGATCACTGCTAAAGGTGGCAATGGTGAATCAGGCTATGGTGGTGGCGGCGGCGGGGGGCGTATTGCGATCTACTATTTCGGATCGCTCTCCGGAACTGTCAGTGTGGCAGGAGGAACTGGGTATACCTCGGGCAGCGCAGGAACTTCAGTTATAAAGTTCACTGGTTCGCCCGTATGGTTTTTCAGAGGCTACTAA
- a CDS encoding DUF4423 domain-containing protein translates to MTLNHFLSQKLEELQKKNPRFSMRALAQKAGISPGRLNEIFHERRPLSDHYSNRIGYGLSLTQEEQGTLSSFVTVRAKRMNFQKVLENQELRLITSWEPYAILNLIKTDDFESSIEWIAKRLALTIEKTEECMNLLESQGVIKMKNGRWVRIPAQLTTTTEIPSSAIVEHHVAALRKSEEALRSVSPAKRHFGNITMPINVNKIEEAKQMLTQFRRKMCLLLEDGPKTEVYNLSMQLYPLTDVNAREAETSE, encoded by the coding sequence ATGACTTTAAACCACTTTTTAAGCCAGAAATTAGAAGAGCTGCAAAAGAAAAATCCACGTTTTTCCATGCGCGCTTTGGCTCAAAAGGCGGGTATTTCTCCAGGACGTTTGAATGAAATCTTTCACGAACGCCGTCCTTTAAGTGATCATTACTCGAACAGGATCGGTTACGGCCTCAGTCTAACGCAAGAAGAACAAGGCACTCTTTCTAGTTTCGTTACGGTTCGTGCGAAACGCATGAACTTCCAAAAGGTTTTGGAAAATCAAGAGCTCCGTTTGATTACAAGTTGGGAGCCCTATGCGATCTTGAACTTGATCAAGACAGATGATTTCGAGAGTTCTATAGAGTGGATTGCGAAACGATTGGCTTTGACGATTGAAAAAACTGAAGAGTGCATGAACCTGTTGGAATCCCAAGGTGTCATCAAGATGAAAAATGGCCGTTGGGTGCGCATTCCAGCGCAATTAACGACGACAACCGAAATTCCTAGCTCCGCCATCGTTGAACACCATGTGGCTGCTTTAAGAAAGTCCGAAGAGGCTTTGCGGTCTGTGTCTCCGGCCAAACGTCACTTTGGTAATATCACGATGCCGATCAACGTAAATAAGATCGAAGAAGCCAAACAAATGCTGACACAATTCCGTCGTAAGATGTGTTTGTTGCTAGAGGACGGGCCTAAAACCGAAGTTTATAATCTAAGTATGCAGCTTTACCCTTTGACCGACGTCAATGCTCGCGAAGCTGAAACGAGCGAGTAA
- a CDS encoding TIGR02147 family protein translates to MSVTYRYVWIKMTSWSNTVFMQNQTITEFMMNKFEELRKTNRRISLRMVAYKIGITPGRLSELIRGKRPLSEFYFEKISTGLGLNQDERQQLRSYISVTSRRFNSDRVLGVKSGHLMGGWEEYAILNLLRISNGNDDVKWIGERLGLTPEAVEQAITNLERMELVRHEERGLEIVHRRLITSYECANPESREYYRKHLEKAGQAMDLEVNSSYTGVTLTVNPQQIPVAERMIERFRGRILRLLQQGTQSEVYSLNIQMFPLSIPEKSSTTATGANLAESPRVELDKV, encoded by the coding sequence GTGAGCGTAACCTATCGATATGTATGGATTAAAATGACCTCTTGGTCGAATACTGTGTTCATGCAAAACCAGACTATTACAGAATTCATGATGAACAAATTCGAAGAACTCCGTAAGACCAACCGCCGTATTTCCCTACGCATGGTTGCTTACAAAATCGGCATCACACCAGGTCGCTTAAGCGAACTTATTCGTGGCAAGCGTCCTTTGAGTGAGTTCTATTTTGAAAAGATCTCGACCGGTTTGGGATTGAATCAAGACGAGCGCCAGCAACTTCGCTCATACATTTCCGTCACATCTCGGCGCTTTAATTCAGACCGAGTGCTAGGGGTGAAAAGTGGCCACTTAATGGGGGGCTGGGAAGAATACGCAATTTTGAATTTGCTTAGAATTTCTAACGGCAATGATGATGTGAAATGGATTGGTGAGCGTTTGGGATTGACTCCGGAGGCGGTCGAGCAAGCGATTACAAATCTCGAGCGCATGGAGCTGGTTCGTCACGAGGAGCGAGGCCTGGAAATCGTTCATCGTCGTCTAATCACGTCTTACGAATGCGCAAATCCAGAAAGCCGCGAATACTATAGAAAGCATTTGGAAAAAGCCGGTCAAGCAATGGACCTTGAAGTGAACTCCAGTTACACGGGTGTCACGCTGACAGTGAATCCGCAGCAGATCCCCGTGGCTGAGCGTATGATTGAAAGATTCCGTGGCCGAATTTTGCGTCTGCTGCAGCAAGGGACGCAGAGTGAAGTGTACTCTTTGAATATTCAAATGTTCCCACTTTCGATTCCTGAAAAGTCGTCGACGACCGCTACTGGAGCGAATCTGGCAGAGTCGCCGCGCGTTGAACTTGATAAAGTTTAA
- a CDS encoding serine/threonine protein kinase → MTTQKRIGPFQIIKRIAEGGMAEVYLGKSESRFGVSKLVAIKTTLPVGQTDEKNAEIFKEMFFKEIRVSANLNHQNIVKIYDFGEHESRAYMVMEYIHGVTLRDLMAYHREIEKPLNTAFILYIIHQVALALGYAFHSVDPQTGSKLKLIHRDISPHNILISFEGEVKIIDFGIAKASRDKELTQLGLVKGKVAYMSPEQIKHEDLDQRTDIFSLGIVFWELLSNMRFFAASTVGEIKNAIKLYDVAHLSTSAIKDRSPELRNLLTKMLNQNPERRIDDANDVARLVGTLLSVKHPDFSALAFAEYLKDVFAVTYKDTMAEIKKFVLEDDQTMTISTTATAEEVMSMLTHETESGTKTGTGTGNTALTLRGITVPPLPVTLNPPPPPKVDPSTWENPQPIIRNFGKPQPQAPNIKFGNALMGALGIAVVLTVGLLLGKSNLEGQKVAAKNQVQVPTLTPIQVRRPAQQQMVLPAPPSPFKKPPTVTKRMPKKKRYPAATRTQDITTSTPAPVKK, encoded by the coding sequence ATGACAACTCAAAAAAGAATAGGACCATTCCAGATTATCAAGCGTATCGCTGAGGGCGGTATGGCTGAAGTCTATTTGGGAAAATCAGAATCGCGATTCGGCGTCAGCAAGCTTGTCGCTATCAAAACCACGTTGCCTGTGGGACAAACAGACGAAAAAAATGCCGAGATTTTTAAAGAGATGTTCTTTAAAGAAATTCGTGTCAGCGCCAATCTTAATCATCAAAACATCGTAAAAATCTACGACTTTGGCGAGCACGAAAGTCGCGCCTATATGGTCATGGAGTACATCCACGGCGTAACGTTGCGCGACTTGATGGCCTATCACCGCGAAATTGAAAAACCACTGAATACAGCTTTCATTCTGTACATCATTCATCAAGTGGCCCTTGCTCTGGGGTACGCCTTCCATTCCGTGGATCCGCAGACGGGATCAAAACTGAAACTGATTCATCGAGACATCAGCCCCCACAACATTCTGATTTCTTTTGAAGGGGAAGTTAAAATTATCGACTTCGGAATTGCGAAAGCATCTCGAGATAAAGAACTTACGCAGTTAGGTTTGGTTAAGGGCAAAGTCGCCTATATGAGCCCGGAACAAATCAAACATGAAGACTTAGATCAACGCACGGATATCTTTTCCCTGGGCATTGTTTTCTGGGAACTGCTTTCAAACATGCGCTTCTTTGCCGCAAGCACCGTGGGTGAAATCAAAAATGCGATTAAACTGTATGATGTTGCCCATCTTTCGACTTCAGCCATTAAGGACCGCTCGCCGGAGTTGCGAAATTTGCTGACGAAAATGCTGAATCAAAATCCCGAACGTCGTATCGACGATGCCAATGATGTTGCCCGCCTGGTGGGTACTTTATTATCGGTCAAGCATCCTGATTTTTCTGCATTGGCATTTGCTGAATACCTGAAAGATGTTTTCGCGGTCACATACAAAGACACGATGGCGGAGATTAAAAAGTTCGTCCTTGAAGACGATCAAACCATGACTATTAGTACGACAGCTACCGCCGAGGAAGTGATGTCAATGCTGACTCACGAAACGGAATCAGGCACTAAAACTGGTACCGGCACCGGTAATACCGCACTGACTTTGAGAGGCATCACAGTGCCACCTCTGCCCGTCACTTTAAATCCTCCGCCACCTCCCAAGGTCGACCCAAGCACATGGGAGAACCCACAGCCTATTATTCGTAATTTTGGTAAACCCCAACCTCAGGCGCCGAATATCAAATTCGGAAACGCTTTGATGGGAGCACTGGGTATTGCTGTGGTGCTGACTGTGGGATTGCTATTAGGAAAATCAAATCTGGAAGGACAAAAAGTCGCCGCTAAAAACCAAGTGCAAGTTCCGACTTTGACACCAATCCAGGTGCGCAGACCAGCTCAGCAACAAATGGTTTTACCGGCTCCGCCAAGCCCATTTAAAAAACCGCCGACAGTCACAAAACGAATGCCCAAGAAAAAACGTTACCCGGCGGCGACTCGAACTCAAGACATCACCACGTCCACTCCAGCTCCGGTCAAAAAATAA